From a single Planctellipticum variicoloris genomic region:
- a CDS encoding GTPase domain-containing protein — translation MTLAACGRLVRELHGTLSRLEAAARPLNLSPLAGREWHELLDRKLLPQLADDPYLVVAVVGGTNIGKSVVFNHLAGFRASASSPLASGTKHPVCVLPADFSQRHNLEEVFGSFQLVEWQNSEQALEDRAGDTLFWRTSERSPRNLLLLDTPDIDSDAPVNWQRADAVRQVADVLIAVLTQQKYNDAAVKQFFRKAAAEDKLVVIVFNQCELPDDEAYWPLWLKTFAGETGLSPHAVYVTPGDRKSAESLTLPFHERTWSLVDEKPIGEVVTAQHQTPFREVLSTLRFGEIRLQTLRGSLDCLLNPGSGAPAYLEEIAAHSQAFRSAADLLTAHRLAEVENWPTAPTPLLIGEIRRWWGEQRTGWSAKVHGFYDTVGGALLTPLASARNWWQGPPVDPVEEYRRREWDAVVRAVEKIYEKLTWLSELGNALLKSRLDGLLTGVSRSELLLSLEQEHRTHAFDAELKQIVGQELMAFREENPQSYQLFKRMDAAAAAARPGLTIVLALTGVGLPFGEAATHLASAAAVQAALHVVGDVAGGAAVAAGGELAVSQTASTATGYLQAWFHRLQDAFARKRAGWLATRLEERLLGGLSTEFHQAAGLPQADEYREAARLLRELRQTMQSLLRAS, via the coding sequence ATGACGCTGGCCGCGTGCGGACGACTGGTGCGGGAGCTGCATGGGACGCTGAGCCGCCTCGAAGCGGCGGCGCGTCCGCTGAATCTTTCGCCGCTGGCGGGGCGGGAGTGGCACGAACTGCTCGATCGCAAACTGCTGCCGCAGCTCGCCGACGATCCCTATCTGGTCGTCGCCGTTGTCGGCGGAACAAACATCGGCAAGAGCGTGGTGTTCAACCACCTGGCGGGATTCCGCGCCAGCGCCAGCAGTCCGCTGGCGAGCGGGACAAAGCACCCGGTCTGCGTTCTGCCGGCCGACTTCTCGCAGCGGCACAATCTGGAGGAGGTCTTCGGCAGCTTTCAGCTCGTCGAGTGGCAGAACTCGGAGCAGGCGCTCGAGGACCGGGCGGGCGACACGCTCTTCTGGCGGACGTCGGAGCGATCGCCCCGCAATCTGCTGCTGCTGGATACTCCCGACATCGACAGTGACGCCCCCGTCAACTGGCAGCGCGCCGACGCCGTGCGACAGGTGGCGGACGTGCTGATTGCCGTGCTGACTCAACAGAAATACAACGACGCGGCCGTGAAACAGTTTTTCCGCAAGGCGGCGGCGGAAGACAAACTTGTGGTGATCGTCTTCAATCAGTGCGAACTGCCCGACGACGAGGCCTACTGGCCGCTGTGGTTGAAGACCTTCGCCGGCGAAACGGGACTGTCTCCGCATGCGGTCTACGTCACCCCCGGCGATCGCAAGTCGGCGGAATCGCTGACATTACCGTTTCATGAGCGGACATGGTCGCTGGTCGATGAGAAACCGATTGGCGAAGTGGTCACGGCTCAACACCAGACCCCCTTCCGCGAAGTCCTCTCGACGCTGCGCTTTGGAGAGATTCGACTGCAGACGCTGCGGGGGTCGCTCGATTGCCTGCTCAATCCTGGCTCCGGGGCACCGGCCTATCTGGAGGAGATCGCCGCCCACAGTCAGGCCTTCCGCAGTGCGGCGGATCTGCTGACGGCCCATCGGCTGGCTGAGGTCGAGAATTGGCCGACCGCCCCGACGCCGCTGCTGATCGGCGAGATTCGTCGCTGGTGGGGTGAGCAGCGGACCGGCTGGTCGGCCAAGGTCCATGGGTTTTACGACACCGTCGGCGGCGCGCTGCTGACTCCGCTCGCATCAGCCCGCAACTGGTGGCAGGGGCCGCCCGTCGATCCGGTCGAGGAATATCGCCGACGGGAGTGGGACGCGGTCGTCCGCGCGGTTGAAAAGATTTACGAGAAGCTCACATGGCTGAGCGAGCTGGGGAACGCCCTGCTGAAATCGCGGCTAGATGGATTGCTGACCGGCGTCTCCCGAAGCGAACTGTTGCTGAGTCTGGAGCAGGAGCATCGCACCCATGCCTTTGACGCCGAGCTGAAACAGATCGTCGGGCAGGAACTGATGGCGTTCCGGGAAGAGAATCCTCAGTCTTATCAGCTCTTCAAGCGGATGGACGCGGCTGCTGCGGCGGCCCGGCCGGGTTTGACGATCGTCCTGGCGCTCACGGGAGTCGGACTGCCGTTCGGCGAAGCGGCCACGCACCTGGCCTCGGCGGCCGCGGTCCAGGCGGCGCTCCATGTGGTGGGTGACGTCGCCGGGGGAGCGGCGGTCGCTGCGGGGGGCGAGCTCGCCGTCAGCCAGACCGCATCAACGGCCACGGGATACCTGCAGGCCTGGTTTCATCGGCTGCAGGATGCCTTCGCCCGTAAGCGGGCCGGCTGGCTGGCGACTCGGCTCGAAGAACGGCTGCTGGGAGGCCTTTCGACAGAGTTCCACCAGGCAGCGGGCCTGCCGCAAGCGGACGAGTACCGTGAGGCAGCTCGGCTGCTGCGCGAGTTACGACAGACCATGCAGTCGTTGCTCAGGGCGAGTTGA
- a CDS encoding glucose 1-dehydrogenase: MKAIAVHPGRPHSVHLREIPKPSLADIPNGRGVLVRVLQIGVDATDREINDALYGNAPDGNDYLVLGHESFGEVVEVGSAVRDLKPGDLVSCTVRRPGTSIYDQIGRNDITSDEVYFERGINLRHGYLTEYFVDDIEYMVKVPQKLRHLGVLSEPASVCAKALEQAFLAQQRLLVWNPQRAFVLGAGQIGLLATMMLRLRGIEVFTVARQRGPNLKQEIAEAYGAKYISSQETSLADLARHVGKPDLIFEATGSAAIAFQAMEVLGHNGALVWTSITGGQHKVEVPGDKINLEWVLGNKLLVASVNGNRRHFELGIQALAHGELAYPGVTERILTNPVQGLDNYQEMMRLLVEDKSALKVFVNVGA, translated from the coding sequence ATGAAAGCGATTGCCGTTCATCCCGGGCGTCCCCACAGCGTCCATTTGCGAGAAATTCCCAAGCCGTCACTCGCGGACATTCCGAATGGGCGCGGCGTGCTGGTGCGCGTGCTGCAGATCGGCGTCGACGCGACCGATCGTGAAATTAACGATGCGCTCTACGGGAATGCTCCGGACGGCAACGACTACCTGGTGCTGGGGCACGAGAGTTTTGGCGAAGTGGTCGAGGTGGGTTCCGCAGTGCGGGACCTGAAACCCGGCGATCTGGTCTCCTGCACCGTACGACGTCCCGGGACGTCGATCTACGACCAGATCGGCCGGAATGACATCACCAGCGACGAGGTCTATTTCGAGCGCGGAATCAATCTGCGGCACGGCTACTTGACGGAATACTTCGTCGACGACATCGAATACATGGTCAAGGTGCCTCAAAAGTTGCGTCACCTGGGGGTACTTTCGGAACCTGCCAGCGTCTGCGCCAAGGCGCTGGAGCAGGCGTTCCTGGCGCAGCAGCGTCTGCTGGTCTGGAATCCGCAGCGGGCATTCGTCCTGGGAGCCGGACAGATCGGTCTGCTGGCCACAATGATGCTCCGTCTGCGGGGGATCGAGGTCTTCACGGTCGCTCGACAGAGAGGCCCGAACCTGAAGCAGGAGATCGCCGAAGCATACGGCGCGAAATACATCAGCAGTCAGGAAACGTCGTTGGCGGATCTGGCCAGGCATGTCGGCAAGCCGGATCTGATTTTCGAAGCGACCGGCAGTGCCGCGATCGCTTTCCAGGCGATGGAAGTCCTCGGACATAACGGGGCGCTGGTCTGGACGAGCATCACCGGCGGACAGCACAAGGTCGAAGTCCCCGGCGACAAGATCAACCTGGAATGGGTGCTGGGAAACAAGCTGCTGGTGGCGTCGGTGAATGGCAATCGCCGGCACTTCGAGCTGGGCATTCAGGCCCTTGCTCACGGGGAACTGGCCTATCCCGGCGTCACCGAGCGGATCCTGACGAATCCGGTGCAGGGGCTCGACAACTACCAGGAGATGATGCGACTGCTGGTCGAGGATAAGTCCGCGTTGAAAGTCTTTGTCAACGTCGGAGCCTGA
- a CDS encoding GTPase gives MSASELVHLELLTEVDGLLKRLTHWAGEASPWEPVQHCRALVQRLLTRIEPLRIRLEAPLVVATFGGTGTGKSSLVNALIGEERTPAGRQRPTTTEPVLLVHPETRLETYGLPVDELRVVRCDVPFLREVILLDCPDPDTSDTETPQSNLARLHRLLPFCDVLLYVTTQQKYRSARVGDELAEAAAGCRLVFVQTHADSDSDIRDDWRTQLAPAYRVAEMFFVDSRQALAEQQHGMRPTGDFGRLMNVLAQELSSSQRVSIRRANLLGLVDAALQHCREKLAGQGAAVERLAGELARQREKLIAAMSKQLRAELETSQGLWERRLLDKLLSRWSLSPFSLLLRVYHQPAAWLSSLALLRARSSAQMALLGLWQGAQWVQRQADSFAGTTSGLKGLGWGETEFREAQLIVDGFARDAGLEPEFRTRLARESAADASHQVEEDFLRQVSERIDQCLEAAAERHSRWGVRAWYELLWSVLPLFLLGMVAKNFFYDALILGRDYLDLRFYLPAILFTLLWSGLFLMVFTGRLRRGLRRNIATITTDLAGSRAGSRLFPTLETACRDFQRDDEILEGLAANVESVRARHSQWGALGGKRFAAS, from the coding sequence ATGTCCGCCAGCGAACTGGTCCACCTGGAACTTCTGACAGAAGTCGACGGCCTGCTGAAGCGGCTGACGCACTGGGCCGGCGAAGCTTCGCCGTGGGAGCCCGTTCAACACTGCCGGGCTCTTGTCCAGCGGCTGCTGACCCGGATTGAACCCTTACGCATTCGCCTCGAAGCGCCGCTCGTCGTGGCGACGTTCGGCGGCACCGGCACCGGCAAAAGCTCACTGGTCAATGCGCTCATCGGTGAAGAACGGACTCCGGCGGGACGTCAGCGACCGACAACGACCGAGCCGGTCCTGCTGGTCCATCCCGAAACACGCCTGGAAACGTACGGCCTGCCGGTCGATGAATTGCGGGTCGTCCGCTGTGATGTTCCGTTTCTGCGGGAAGTCATCCTGCTCGATTGCCCCGACCCTGACACGAGCGATACGGAGACGCCACAGAGCAATCTGGCGCGACTCCACCGGCTGCTGCCATTCTGCGATGTCCTGCTGTATGTCACGACTCAACAGAAGTATCGCTCGGCGCGCGTGGGAGACGAGCTGGCGGAAGCCGCGGCGGGCTGCCGGCTGGTTTTCGTGCAGACGCACGCCGACAGTGACTCGGACATTCGCGACGACTGGCGGACTCAGCTTGCCCCGGCCTATCGGGTGGCGGAAATGTTCTTCGTCGATTCCCGGCAGGCGCTTGCGGAGCAGCAGCACGGCATGCGACCGACCGGAGACTTCGGTCGGCTGATGAATGTGCTGGCCCAGGAACTGTCGTCGTCGCAACGGGTATCAATCCGCCGGGCGAACCTGTTGGGGCTGGTTGATGCGGCTCTTCAACATTGTCGGGAGAAGCTGGCCGGGCAGGGGGCTGCCGTCGAGCGGCTGGCCGGCGAACTGGCCCGGCAGAGGGAGAAGTTGATCGCCGCGATGTCGAAGCAACTTCGCGCCGAACTGGAGACCAGCCAGGGACTGTGGGAACGTCGGCTGCTCGACAAGCTGCTGTCGCGATGGAGTCTTTCCCCCTTCAGCCTCCTGCTTCGCGTTTACCACCAGCCGGCGGCCTGGCTGTCGTCGCTGGCCCTGCTGAGGGCGCGGAGCAGCGCCCAAATGGCGCTGCTGGGATTGTGGCAGGGAGCCCAGTGGGTCCAGCGGCAGGCCGATTCGTTTGCGGGAACGACATCGGGCCTGAAAGGTCTGGGCTGGGGCGAGACCGAATTCCGCGAGGCGCAGCTCATCGTCGATGGCTTCGCGCGGGACGCCGGGTTGGAACCCGAATTCCGGACGCGCCTGGCACGGGAATCGGCGGCGGATGCGTCGCACCAGGTCGAAGAAGATTTTCTCCGGCAGGTCTCGGAGCGAATCGACCAGTGTCTGGAGGCCGCAGCCGAACGCCATTCTCGCTGGGGCGTGAGAGCCTGGTACGAACTGCTGTGGTCGGTTCTGCCGCTCTTCCTGCTCGGAATGGTCGCAAAGAATTTTTTCTACGACGCGCTGATTCTGGGCCGCGACTACCTGGATCTGCGGTTCTACCTTCCTGCCATCCTGTTCACGCTACTGTGGTCAGGACTGTTTCTGATGGTCTTTACCGGCCGGCTGCGACGGGGACTTCGGCGGAACATCGCCACGATCACCACCGATCTGGCGGGCAGTCGGGCGGGAAGTCGCCTGTTTCCAACCCTGGAAACCGCCTGCCGGGACTTCCAGCGGGACGACGAGATCCTGGAAGGACTGGCCGCCAACGTGGAGTCAGTCCGCGCCCGACACAGTCAATGGGGAGCGTTGGGCGGAAAGAGATTCGCGGCTTCGTAG
- a CDS encoding SGNH/GDSL hydrolase family protein — MSCRLLMLVVTAILVLGSGSTLVRAEHEGKVQILLLGDSTTEGSVPRRHVPQGPHLEDVIRELLAAEKDLPPTNVINLGLSGEYIRRLLDSGRYEKAASKLPGIDYVLIRYGLNDNARRENLAENFPKDYHELIGRLKNDHPQATLVVMTVIPYGDEATSRRLNELNSQVAKAEDLLLFDIYPRYAEELKRGPDMLNYRRFPLEKIPENRREFVKPFVVPGQAPTVEVLDNRLDAHFGQLPGWFGDRHPNLAGYHVIGDETAKFLAPLIRAKFAR, encoded by the coding sequence ATGTCCTGTCGACTCCTGATGCTGGTCGTTACGGCAATTCTGGTTCTCGGCTCCGGCAGCACTCTGGTTCGAGCCGAGCACGAAGGCAAGGTTCAGATTCTGTTGCTCGGTGACAGCACCACGGAAGGGAGCGTTCCGCGACGCCACGTTCCGCAGGGGCCGCATCTGGAGGACGTGATTCGCGAACTGCTGGCTGCCGAGAAGGACTTGCCGCCCACAAATGTCATCAATCTCGGCCTGAGCGGCGAGTACATCCGCCGACTGCTGGATTCCGGCCGGTACGAGAAGGCGGCCTCCAAATTGCCGGGAATCGACTATGTCCTCATCCGCTACGGCCTCAACGACAACGCTCGTCGCGAAAACCTGGCCGAGAACTTTCCGAAGGACTACCACGAGCTGATCGGCCGACTGAAGAACGACCATCCTCAGGCGACGCTCGTCGTGATGACGGTCATTCCGTACGGCGACGAAGCGACGTCCCGCCGATTGAACGAACTCAACTCCCAGGTTGCGAAAGCCGAGGACCTGCTTCTGTTCGACATTTACCCGCGTTATGCCGAAGAACTGAAGCGCGGCCCGGACATGCTGAATTATCGTCGGTTCCCGCTGGAGAAGATTCCGGAGAACCGCCGGGAGTTCGTCAAACCGTTCGTTGTCCCCGGACAGGCTCCGACGGTCGAGGTTCTGGACAATCGCCTCGATGCGCATTTCGGACAACTCCCCGGCTGGTTCGGCGACCGCCACCCGAACCTTGCCGGCTACCACGTGATCGGCGACGAGACCGCCAAGTTCCTGGCGCCGTTGATTCGAGCGAAGTTCGCCCGGTAG
- a CDS encoding bis(5'-nucleosyl)-tetraphosphatase gives MKKTKACGVLVFRRQPQLSFLLMKHPHRYDLPKGHIEEGETEEQCALREMWEETGISFHSVRLQPGFRYSEVYHPYEARFGPGRVEKTLVIFIGWLLKDSPITVTEHGDFEWRNWEPPHDIQRFTINPLLEACEKFFAEHPIPTDCV, from the coding sequence ATGAAGAAGACCAAGGCCTGCGGAGTTCTCGTTTTTCGGCGGCAGCCGCAGCTCTCGTTTCTGTTGATGAAGCATCCCCATCGCTACGATCTGCCGAAGGGGCACATTGAGGAAGGGGAGACTGAGGAGCAGTGCGCGCTGCGGGAAATGTGGGAAGAGACGGGGATTTCGTTTCACTCGGTCAGGCTCCAGCCGGGCTTCCGCTACAGCGAGGTCTATCACCCCTACGAAGCCCGCTTCGGCCCCGGCCGAGTCGAGAAAACTCTCGTGATCTTCATCGGCTGGCTGCTGAAGGACAGCCCGATTACGGTGACCGAGCACGGCGACTTCGAATGGCGGAACTGGGAACCGCCGCACGACATCCAGCGGTTCACGATCAACCCGCTGCTGGAAGCCTGCGAAAAGTTCTTCGCCGAGCACCCGATTCCGACCGATTGCGTTTGA
- a CDS encoding neutral/alkaline non-lysosomal ceramidase N-terminal domain-containing protein, whose translation MKTGRWLARFCCSFLLLSLFAGALVAAEPGWKAGLAKAVITPDKPLWMAGYGGRTAPAEGKHHDIWIRALALEDAAGKRGVILSSDTLGIPRGIYTAVCEQLQAKLGLSPAQIMLHASHTHCGPVLKGALYDIYPLDDKQLSLIDEYSDWLTAEIVKTIEQAIANLQPATLSRGVGQTDFAVNRRRNPEGDVPKRRAENQLLGPDDHSVPVLAVHNAKKELIGVFFIYACHNTTLGFQLWSGDYAGFAEELLEERHPGATALFGMGCGADQNPIPRRTLELAKEYGKRLADAVDAVLAQPMTPVAPTLQMELEVTPLVLGPMPTREELKKLAGGPVNYTQRWGARLLKEVEAGHALPREYPYPIQAWKLGGDQLWITLGGEVVVDYVLRFKAEYGQDAWVSGYTNDVMAYIPSYRVLLEGGYEGQSSMMVYGQPAHRWAEDVEERVAAGVDRLVKRLNAR comes from the coding sequence ATGAAAACCGGCAGATGGCTCGCTCGATTCTGCTGCTCGTTCCTGCTGCTCTCGCTGTTCGCGGGAGCACTCGTCGCGGCAGAACCGGGCTGGAAAGCCGGACTGGCCAAGGCCGTCATCACGCCCGACAAGCCCCTCTGGATGGCCGGTTACGGCGGCCGGACCGCTCCCGCGGAAGGGAAGCACCACGACATCTGGATCCGGGCTCTGGCCCTGGAAGACGCCGCCGGCAAGCGGGGCGTCATTCTATCGAGCGATACGCTCGGGATTCCCCGTGGCATCTACACGGCAGTCTGCGAGCAGCTCCAGGCGAAGCTGGGACTTTCCCCCGCGCAGATCATGCTGCACGCCTCCCACACGCACTGCGGGCCGGTCCTCAAAGGGGCCCTCTACGACATCTATCCGCTCGATGACAAGCAACTCTCGTTGATCGACGAATACTCGGACTGGCTGACGGCGGAAATCGTCAAGACTATCGAGCAGGCGATCGCCAATCTGCAGCCGGCGACTCTGTCGCGTGGCGTGGGGCAGACAGACTTCGCCGTCAACCGCCGACGGAACCCCGAAGGAGATGTCCCGAAGCGACGGGCGGAGAACCAGCTTCTGGGGCCGGACGATCATTCCGTCCCCGTCCTGGCGGTCCACAATGCGAAGAAAGAACTGATCGGCGTCTTCTTCATCTACGCCTGCCACAATACGACGCTGGGTTTCCAGCTCTGGAGCGGCGACTACGCGGGATTCGCCGAGGAACTGCTGGAAGAACGGCATCCGGGAGCCACGGCCCTGTTCGGCATGGGCTGCGGAGCCGATCAGAACCCCATTCCCCGCCGGACGCTGGAACTCGCCAAGGAGTACGGGAAGCGGCTGGCGGACGCCGTCGACGCTGTCCTGGCGCAGCCGATGACGCCAGTCGCTCCGACGCTGCAGATGGAGCTGGAGGTCACACCCCTGGTGCTGGGGCCGATGCCGACGCGGGAAGAGCTCAAGAAGCTGGCCGGCGGGCCGGTCAATTACACGCAACGGTGGGGCGCCCGGCTGCTGAAAGAAGTCGAAGCGGGGCATGCGCTGCCGCGCGAGTATCCCTATCCGATTCAGGCCTGGAAGCTCGGCGGCGACCAGTTGTGGATCACGCTCGGCGGCGAAGTCGTCGTCGATTACGTCCTGCGGTTCAAGGCCGAGTACGGACAGGACGCGTGGGTCAGCGGTTATACGAACGACGTGATGGCCTACATTCCGTCGTATCGCGTCCTGCTGGAGGGGGGCTACGAGGGGCAGAGTTCGATGATGGTCTACGGTCAGCCGGCCCATCGCTGGGCGGAAGACGTCGAGGAACGGGTCGCCGCCGGCGTCGATCGCCTGGTGAAGCGATTGAACGCCAGGTAG
- a CDS encoding dihydroorotase, whose protein sequence is MMRTRIHGGTCVLPDQTAKVDLLLEDGRILAIDPPRTAAADEVIDATGLHVIPGVVDDQVHFRDPGLTHKEDLHTASRACAKGGVTSFLEMPNTKPTTTTVERLAEKLALAAGKSLVNYGFYIGATPENLAELQAVRRTPGIKIFIGSSTGDLLVDQQPALERIFAETTLPICAHCEDESTVRANAAALGGGTELRDHSKIRDEKAAVIATTRALDLAYRHNHRFHVLHVSTAAELPIVRDHRKLITAEVCPHHLLFNVDDYERLGTLVQMNPSIKTAADNAALWQGLLDGTIQVIATDHAPHTLEEKRQPYPKSPSGLPAVENSLALLLDRVHHGLCTLEQVVDWMCDAPARVWDLQRKGRIAKGYDADVVLVDLDRRQTIRNAEQETKARWSPWDGVTLTGWPVRTIVGGGTVFADGKIDDAARGTEIEYDHGRGGYWADEVSTSPE, encoded by the coding sequence ATCATGCGAACGCGAATTCACGGCGGAACCTGCGTCCTGCCCGATCAGACGGCGAAAGTCGATCTGCTGCTGGAAGACGGGCGGATTCTGGCCATCGATCCGCCGCGGACGGCCGCCGCGGACGAGGTGATCGATGCCACGGGGCTGCATGTCATTCCAGGCGTCGTCGACGATCAAGTGCACTTCCGCGATCCGGGGCTGACGCATAAAGAAGATCTGCACACCGCGTCTCGCGCGTGCGCGAAGGGGGGAGTGACCTCTTTTCTGGAGATGCCCAACACCAAGCCGACCACGACCACGGTCGAACGGCTGGCCGAGAAGCTGGCGCTGGCCGCCGGGAAGTCGCTGGTCAACTACGGATTCTACATCGGCGCGACGCCGGAGAACTTGGCCGAGCTGCAGGCGGTTCGCCGGACGCCCGGGATCAAGATTTTTATCGGATCGAGCACTGGCGATCTGCTGGTCGACCAGCAGCCGGCGCTGGAGCGGATCTTCGCTGAGACGACGCTGCCGATCTGCGCCCACTGCGAAGACGAATCGACCGTCCGGGCCAATGCCGCGGCCCTCGGCGGCGGAACGGAACTTCGCGACCACTCGAAGATCCGTGACGAGAAGGCGGCTGTCATCGCCACGACGCGGGCGCTCGACCTGGCCTATCGCCACAATCATCGATTTCACGTGCTGCACGTTTCCACGGCGGCGGAACTGCCGATCGTGCGGGATCATCGCAAGCTGATTACGGCGGAGGTCTGCCCGCATCACCTGCTGTTCAACGTCGACGACTACGAGCGGTTGGGGACGCTGGTGCAGATGAATCCGTCGATCAAGACAGCCGCGGACAACGCGGCCCTCTGGCAGGGCCTGCTGGACGGGACGATTCAGGTGATCGCCACGGACCACGCCCCGCATACGCTGGAGGAGAAGCGGCAACCGTATCCGAAGTCGCCTTCGGGATTGCCCGCCGTGGAGAATTCGCTGGCGCTGCTGCTGGATCGCGTTCATCACGGACTCTGCACGCTGGAGCAGGTCGTCGACTGGATGTGCGACGCCCCGGCCCGCGTGTGGGACCTGCAGCGGAAAGGCCGGATCGCCAAGGGTTACGACGCCGATGTGGTGCTGGTGGATCTCGACCGGCGGCAGACGATCCGGAATGCCGAGCAGGAGACAAAGGCCCGCTGGAGTCCGTGGGACGGCGTGACGCTGACCGGCTGGCCGGTGCGGACCATCGTCGGCGGCGGGACGGTGTTCGCGGACGGAAAGATCGATGACGCGGCCCGCGGCACGGAGATCGAATACGATCACGGGCGGGGCGGGTACTGGGCGGATGAGGTTTCGACGTCGCCCGAATAG
- a CDS encoding O-acetylhomoserine aminocarboxypropyltransferase/cysteine synthase family protein, producing MTDTHRPETMCLHAGQTPDPTTNSRAVPIYQTTSYTFNSTEHAANLFALQEFGNIYTRIMNPTCDVLEKRLAALEGGSGGLAVASGQAAESYAILNITQAGQNVVSATSLYGGTYNLFHYTFPKFGIETKFVQPSDPENFRKAIDGKTRCIYLESIGNPRLDIPDFEAIAKIAHEAGIPLIVDNTLASPYLCNPFQWGADVIVHSCTKFIGGHGTSIGGIVIEKGDFPWGNGKFPELTEADPSYHGMKFFDVFGPMKLAYILKVRTQLLRDLGAAMSPFNAFLLLQGLETLHLRMDRHCSNALAVGQFLQSHPKVSWVNYPGLENHASYALGKKYMPKGCGAILGFGVKGATPTQQRENGIKLINHVKLFSHLANVGDSKSLIIHPASTTHQQLTPEEQAATGVTPDFLRLSIGTEAVEDIIADLKQALEGI from the coding sequence ATGACCGACACTCACCGTCCCGAAACGATGTGCCTGCACGCCGGGCAGACTCCCGATCCTACGACGAACTCTCGCGCCGTCCCGATCTATCAGACGACGTCGTACACGTTCAACAGCACCGAGCACGCGGCCAATCTGTTTGCGCTGCAGGAGTTCGGCAACATCTACACGCGGATCATGAATCCGACGTGCGACGTCCTCGAAAAGCGGCTGGCGGCCCTCGAAGGGGGCTCGGGAGGCCTCGCCGTGGCCTCCGGGCAGGCCGCCGAGTCCTATGCGATCCTGAACATCACCCAGGCCGGCCAGAACGTCGTCTCCGCCACCAGTCTCTATGGCGGAACCTACAACCTGTTTCACTACACGTTTCCGAAATTCGGGATCGAGACGAAGTTCGTGCAGCCGTCGGATCCGGAGAACTTCCGGAAGGCAATCGACGGCAAGACCCGCTGCATCTATCTGGAATCGATCGGCAACCCGCGTCTCGACATCCCCGACTTCGAAGCGATCGCAAAGATCGCTCACGAAGCCGGGATTCCGCTGATCGTCGATAATACGTTGGCTTCGCCGTACCTCTGCAACCCGTTCCAGTGGGGGGCGGACGTCATCGTCCATTCCTGCACGAAATTCATCGGCGGGCACGGCACGTCGATCGGCGGCATCGTGATCGAGAAGGGGGACTTCCCCTGGGGCAACGGCAAGTTCCCCGAACTGACCGAGGCCGACCCCAGCTACCACGGCATGAAGTTCTTCGACGTCTTCGGCCCGATGAAGCTGGCCTATATCCTGAAGGTCCGGACGCAGCTTCTCCGCGATCTGGGGGCCGCGATGAGCCCGTTCAACGCCTTCCTGCTGCTCCAGGGACTGGAAACGCTCCACCTGCGGATGGACCGCCACTGCAGTAACGCACTGGCCGTCGGACAGTTCCTGCAGAGCCATCCCAAAGTTTCCTGGGTCAACTACCCCGGCTTGGAGAATCACGCGTCGTACGCACTCGGCAAGAAGTACATGCCCAAGGGGTGCGGTGCGATTCTCGGCTTTGGCGTGAAGGGGGCCACTCCCACGCAGCAGCGCGAGAACGGGATCAAGCTCATTAATCACGTGAAGCTGTTCTCGCACCTGGCGAACGTCGGCGACAGCAAGTCGCTGATCATTCACCCGGCGAGCACGACGCACCAGCAGCTCACTCCGGAAGAACAGGCCGCCACCGGCGTGACCCCGGACTTCCTGCGGCTCTCGATCGGCACCGAAGCCGTCGAAGACATCATCGCCGACCTGAAGCAGGCGCTGGAGGGAATTTAG